One stretch of Callospermophilus lateralis isolate mCalLat2 chromosome 11, mCalLat2.hap1, whole genome shotgun sequence DNA includes these proteins:
- the LOC143410792 gene encoding pyridoxal kinase-like has product MTPSVLGFEIDSVNSVQFSNHTGYAHWKGQVLNAHELQELYEGLKLNSVNKYDYVLTGYTRDKSFLAMVVDIVRELKQQNSRLVYLCDPVMGDKWNSEGFMYVPEDLLPVYREKVVPVADIITPNQFEAELLSGRKIHSQEEALAGRRPGGPCVMDVLHAMGPDTVVITSSHLPSSWGSDYLITLGSQRMKRPDGTTVTERIRMEMCRVDAVFVGTGDLFAAMLLAWTHKHPNNLKVACEKTVSAMHHVLQRTIQCARAQAGEGQKPSPAQLELRMVQSKKDIEDPEIVVQATVL; this is encoded by the exons ATGACCCCTTCA GTGTTGGGATTTGAGATCGACTCGGTGAACTCTGTCCAGTTTTCAAATCACACAG GCTACGCCCACTGGAAGGGTCAGGTGCTGAATGCCCATGAACTGCAGGAGCTGTATGAAGGCCTGAAGCTGAACAGCGTGAACAAGTACGACTATGTGCTCACGG GTTACACCCGGGACAAGTCCTTCCTGGCCATGGTGGTGGACATCGTGCGGGAGCTGAAGCAGCAGAACTCCAGGCTCGTGTACT TGTGCGATCCCGTGATGGGTGACAAGTGGAACAGCGAAGGCTTCATG TACGTTCCCGAGGACCTCCTCCCGGTGTACAGAGAGAAGGTGGTGCCCGTGGCGGACATCATAACCCCCAACCAGTTTGAGGCCGA GTTGCTGAGCGGCAGGAAGATCCACAGCCAGGAAGAAGCGCTAGCCGGGAGGAGACCTGGGGGGCCGTGC GTGATGGACGTGCTGCATGCCATGGGCCCCGACACAGTGGTCATCACCAGCTCCCACCTGCCTTCCTCGTGGGGCAGTGACTACCTGATCACACTGGGCAGCCAGAGGATGA AGAGGCCTGATGGCACCACAGTGACCGAGCGCATCCGGATGGAGATGTGCAGGGTGGATGCTGTCTTCGTTGGCACCGGGGACCTCTTTGCTGCCATGCTCCTGGCGTGGACACACAAGCATCCTAACAACCTCAAG GTGGCTTGCGAGAAGACCGTGTCGGCCATGCACCACGTTCTGCAGAGGACCATCCAATGTGCACGAG CCCAGGCTGGGGAGGGACAGAAGCCCAGCCCAGCACAGCTGGAGTTGAGGATGGTGCAGAGCAAGAAGGACATCGAGGACCCAGAGATCGTCGTCCAGGCCACGGTGCTCTGA